The Kribbella sp. HUAS MG21 genome includes the window TCACCACGACCACGCCGTACGTCTACAAGCCCGCCTGACTCGCGGCGCGGTACAGGGCGTAGTGCATCGGGCCGCGGTGCGGCAGCTCCAGTTCCGCTATGACGGTGAAGCCCAGGGACTCGTAGAACCCGACGTTCGCGGGGTCCTGGGTCTCGACGAACGCGGGGGAGTGCGCCGCGTCCGCGGTCGCGAGACCGGGCGCGATGACCGCGCGGCCGAGGCCCTGGCGTTGCCGGTCGGGGTGCACGGCGGCGAGCGCGAGCAGCCAGACCGGGTCGCGGGGATGGAACAGCCCGATCGCCTGCCCGTACTCCGCGGTGACCGGGGCCCGGGATCCGGCGATCTCCTCGAACGCCGCGGTGTGCGGAGCGAACGCGTCGGACGGCATGTCCGGCGGGAGCCAGACGGCGACCGCGCTGACGTCGTCGGTGACCCACACCCGGCCGTGCGGCAGCCCGATCCCGGTCAGGAACAGCCGGTGGTACCGCGCGAGCCGGTCGAGGTACCCGTCCGGATCGAGGCAGGCGCGGGTCATCGGGTAGTCGACGAGGGCACTGGTCAGCGTGTCGACGGCTGCGTCGACGTCCGCCTCGGTGGCCTCGCGAACCTTCATGTGCGCAGGGTTTCCAGGACGAGGTCGGCGACCGCGCGCATCCCAGCCGCGTTCGGGTGGTACGGGACAAAACCGCCGAGCGTCGGTGGCAGCAGCGTGAAGCCGGTGGTCCATGGCTCGGCCGAGCCGATGGCGTGGTCCCGGCTCGCGGCGGATGCGGCGACGAGGTCCACGCCGGTCGCGGCGGCTGCCTTGGCGAAGGCGGCGGCGAGGCCTTCGGCCAGCAGCGCGATGCTCGGCAGCTGCTCTTCGTTCAGCGGTACGTCGAGGCGCGGACGGGTCGCCGGGCCGACCAGCGTCAGGTAGTCCACGAGGATGATGCGGGCCTCGGGCGAGCGTTCGCGGGCGCGTTCGACGACGGTGGTCAGCGAATCGGTGACGGTCTGGTACGACGCCTCGTCCTTGAGGTAGCTGACCCGCGCGCGGATCCGGTTCGCGACCCGGCGGCCGAGGATGGTCGCGGGTTTCGCGAGCGTGTTGAGGAAGCTTCCGCGCAGGAACGTACCGACGTACTCGAGATCGTTGCCGCCGACCGTGATCGTGACGAGCGCGGTGTCCGGGGTGAGCGCGTCGAGCTGCGGCGGCGCGCCGTCCTGCGCGGTGTCGAGCACGTGCGCCGTGGTGGCGCCGGAGTACGTGACGTCGACCAGTTCGAGGCCGAGCTCGGCCGCGACCAGGTGCGCGTAGTTGCGGCCCGAGCGGCCGGCCGGCGGGTGCACGATCGGACTGATCCCCGGTCCCGCCGCGAACGAGCTGCCCAGTGCGACGTACCGACTGCCGGAAGCGATCACGCGCACCACGATAGATGCCCGGCCCGGTGCGGCATACTTCCCCGGTGGCTGACGACGTGTTCGGTACGGCGGGAATTCGCGAGCGGGTACTGACGGCGTGGAGCGCGGCGCCCGTGCGGTTCCGCGAGGACGCGAACGCGGAGGAGGAACTCGCACTCGGCGGGTACGCCGACCGCCTGGTCATCGAACTAGCCCAGAACGCCGCCGACGCCGCCTCCCGCGCCGGGGTTCCTGGTCGCGTCTTGTACGAGTTCCGCAACAACACCCTCGTCGTCGCGAACACCGGCGCACCACTCACACCCGAGGGCGTCGAGTCCCTGGCAACCCTGCGCGCCTCGGCAAAGCGCGACGGCGAGGTTGGGGAGGATTTCCCGGCCGAATCGGGCGACAATCCTCCCCAAGCCACCCCACGCGGGGGCGCAGGCGCGGCGGTGGGGCGGTTCGGGGTGGGGTTTTCGGCCGTGCTCGCGGTCACCGATGAGCCGGTGGTGTTGTCGCGGACCGGTGGTGTGCGCTTCTCGCGGGCGGATACGGCTGCCGCGGTCGGCGAGCTGCCGTCTCTGGAGACGGAGCTGCGGCGCCGTGACGGGCATGTCCCCGTGCTGCGGCTCCCGTTCGAGGCTGAAGGTGAGCCGCCCGCCGGGTACGACACTGCCGTCGTCCTGCCGCTCCGCGACGAGGCGGCCGTCGAGCTCGTCCGCCGGCTTCTCTCCGAGGCGGACGACGCCCTGCTGCTCGCCCTGCCCGGCCTCGAACGCATCGAGATCGAGACCGACGACACCCACCGGGTCCTGGAGGACGCCGACTCCCGCTGGCACAACCACCGCACCACCGGCGTCTTCGACACGGCCGAACGCGAGCGCCTCCTCGCCGACCGCCCAACCGAAGAACGCACCCGCCCCACGTGGTCCGTCGTCTGGGCCCTACCTCGCAATGCGTCCCCGGAGGCCTCTGCAGGTGTTGTCCACGCGCCTACGCCCACAGACGAGCCGCTCTCGCTCCCGGCGTTGCTGCTGGCAACCTTTCCGCTCGACTCCACGCGGCGCCATGTGGCGAAGGGCCCGCTGACGGACTGGCTGGTGCAGGAAGCAGCGGCCGCCTACGGCGAGCTTCTGCGCACGCGAGCCGCGGCGGGGGAGGCGGTGCTGCGTCTCGTGCCAACCGGCCTTCCCGCGGGCGCACTCGACGGCATGCTGCGCGACGCGATCCTCGGCGTACTGCCCGACGTACCTCTCCTGCACGCCGTCGGCGGCAGCGTCCTCCGCCCCCGCGAAGCCGTGCTGGTGGAGGGCGCCGACGAGACCTTCGCCGAGGCGCTCGCGCCGCTGGTCCCGGGCCTGATCCACGCCCGCCGCGAGGACCGCCAGGCCCTCGACGCCCTGCGAGTACGACGTCTCGAACTCTCGGACGTGGTCGACCAACTCGGCGGCCACGAGTCACCCGACTGGTGGCGCACCCTCTACACCGCCCTCGCCACCATGACCACCGACCCGCTGATCCGCGAAGCGCTCGGCACCCTGCCCGTCCCGCTCGCCGACGGCCGGCTCGTCCGCGGCGCCCGCGGTCTGCTGCTGCCCGGCCCCGAGCTCCCGCTCGACACCCTCGCCGCCTTCGGCGAGTACGGCGTACGTGTCGTCCATCCCGCCGCTGTCGACCCGGTCCTCGAACGCCTCGGCGCGCTCCCCGCGACGGCGCGCTCACTCCTCGAGGACAGCGCCGTCCGGACGGCGGTCGAGCACTCCGCCGACGCGGACGACCCGGACGCGATCGCGCACGCCGTACTGAGCCTGGTCGCCGCCGACCCGGCGCAGGCCGACGGCCTGTGGTGGCTCTCCGACCTGGTACTGCGTGATTCCGACGGCGACCTGGTCCCCGCGAACGCGCTGGTGATCGAAGGCTCCGACGCGCAGGCAGTCCTCGACCCCGACGAGGTCGCACCCGTGGCCCACGACCTCGTCGCTCGCTACGGCCTGCCGGCGCTGCAAGCTGTCGGTGTCCTCGCGACCCTCGGCATGGTGTCCGCCTCCGAGGTCGCCCTCGACCAGCTGCCCGAGGCGCTCCGGGACCTCGACGGCATCGACGACTGGGTGTACGACGTCGCACCCGGCGGATCGCCGTACGGCGCGACCGTCGGCGAGCTGCTCGCGATCCGGGACCTCGACTGGGTCACCGACGACAGCTGGCCGAAAACCCTTGCCCTGCTGGGATCCGAGCCCGAACTGCGCCGCGCGCTCGTCACTCAGGTGCGCGTCGTCGGCCCGGA containing:
- a CDS encoding GNAT family N-acetyltransferase; this encodes MKVREATEADVDAAVDTLTSALVDYPMTRACLDPDGYLDRLARYHRLFLTGIGLPHGRVWVTDDVSAVAVWLPPDMPSDAFAPHTAAFEEIAGSRAPVTAEYGQAIGLFHPRDPVWLLALAAVHPDRQRQGLGRAVIAPGLATADAAHSPAFVETQDPANVGFYESLGFTVIAELELPHRGPMHYALYRAASQAGL
- a CDS encoding SGNH/GDSL hydrolase family protein, with product MIASGSRYVALGSSFAAGPGISPIVHPPAGRSGRNYAHLVAAELGLELVDVTYSGATTAHVLDTAQDGAPPQLDALTPDTALVTITVGGNDLEYVGTFLRGSFLNTLAKPATILGRRVANRIRARVSYLKDEASYQTVTDSLTTVVERARERSPEARIILVDYLTLVGPATRPRLDVPLNEEQLPSIALLAEGLAAAFAKAAAATGVDLVAASAASRDHAIGSAEPWTTGFTLLPPTLGGFVPYHPNAAGMRAVADLVLETLRT